The sequence ATGTACATGTTACGAAATGAAAAGCCAATACAATTTTTAAGACTAAACTTCcgtgtatttattttttatttaaatatgaCAGACCTAAAAAACACTCTTGAATAACAttgtttgagaaaaaaaaaaaagataaaatttttttttgctttttgatgACACGCAAAAGGGGAAAAGTGGGGTAATAAGAGGATGGTAGTAGGAgctgaaaaacgaaacaacgCTGGCTTTCGTGTGGGAAGTCGGATTGAGAATTgggttttttcttatttaacctctttaaatataattttttttttctttaaataatgttATTTACAAATTGTGGTTTAAATGCAGCAGAAAAACCCATTCGCTGCTTGTTTGTGGGTTGTGGAattacacaagaaaaaaacgaaactagAGCAGCGTGAgaagctttttgtttgttttgaatgaTGACGTTTCAATGCATCAGTAATGACTTTGTGagtagacaagaaaaaaaaaagtccataAAGCGAATCGATTTGGCAACGATCCTTGAACTAGGGGCGAAGCGAAAATCTTCATCCAAAATGCCTAAGCTCAAGCTGCATCCAAGTTGCCCCCTCTTTGAAGATTCTCTGGAAcagcatttcaaaaaaataataataataaatccatcaataataataaaaaaaaaaattgaagagagAAGAGATTATTTGAAAGGGTGGGATCTATCTGCCGACTTTGAGAGATGTTCACCACCATTTGGCCCACATTTCATGACCAGATTTTGTGTTGTGTATGTGTACGTGTTGCATGTGAAACGATTCCCACTAAGCGGGTGAGGGATTGATTATTTCATCGAACGTAATTTGTTGGCACTGAGTACCACGATGCCCAGATGCACCGCAGTTAAAACATGAATTGTTGCCCGGAATCGGACTAGGACCTCCACCAGATGACTGAGAGCCAGGAGGTGGTGGCCGACTGTAGTCCGTGGAACCGGTTTGGTCAGAACGAATGAATAACGCACCCGGCGGTAAGTACGGTATTTCCATTAACGATGGCCGTCCATTAGTGACACTGGACCCTATTTGaatgtttgaaatttaaatatcACACTTTGCCTTGTTGTATATGGAATTATCGCATACCGTGATGAGAACCAAGAGGTTGAGCGACGATTTGACCCTGCACTACATACGACTGGGGTGGATAAATCATGTCATGTGGACCTGGTGCTCGTGCATTGCCGGGAAGTCCAGCAGAGTTTGGCGGCGGACCAGAAATAAAAGTGAATGGGTGCTGGGGGAAGGGTGGTGTCCCATCTCCTGCGCAACATAAGAATGAAATAGTTGACAGAAATGAGTCATAGTTCTTTGTTACTTAAGACGGTTATAGCCAATTTACCGTTAGGCAAATGCAGGTATTGGTACGGGTAGACGGATAATGTCGGGGCAGGAGACTGCGCAGGCTGCTGTGTTTGGGCTACTACTGCTGCCTGAGCTTCCAGGTGAGGCGGAGGAGTGCTGCTATCAACAATGAAAGACGTGGCCTGTACTGGGGCCGAAGAAGGTTGGACGACCTgcttttgctgttgttgggcGGGTACCGCGTAAGAAAGACTGACGGGAAAGGACATTTCTCTGGGCTGTGATGCTGCTCTGCTTGTCGTCGTAGAgattggctgctgctgctgttgtcgCATTGGGCCAGCAGAATTATTGCTAGTGGCGCCCATCGGTCGCGGAAAGCCAATGTTGTTGGCACCACGCAAAGGCGCGTTAGCTACCGTACCCGAAGACGGCAGACGAGTCTGTGGTCTTGTTCCTAGTTGAAGAGAGCAACGTACAATAGCTGTTTTACATGAAGTACTATTCTTATTAGATTACCTGGATTGAGAACCATCACACTCTGCGGAACTGGATAGTGTTTTCGATGATCTCTAGGAGCATTACTGCTCGAGTCTGTTGGGCTGCTCGGTGGGCTGCACGTTTCCAAGCTACTGCTGCCACTGCTTGATGATGACCCTGCACGATTGGTTAACGAATCTTGCTGCAACTGTTGTTGatgattttgttgttgatgattttgttgttgatgatgttgttgctggtgatgctgctgctgttgatattgttgttgctgctgataATGTTGCTGTGGTTGGTTTTCTATTGCTGCTGTCGTGATTCGCTGACTGTTTTTGAAGGCGGGCTGAACGTTAGGTGGGCCCATACAGGTTTTCACCAGGCTGGGCCGAGATGCTGTCGACGTAGTGGACTTGCTGTGGATTTGTTGAGCCACTTTGGTCTCTTCATTAGGAATTACCAGCCCGTTTGACTTGTGATTGTACTGATTCAGCACCTTTCGTAACTGGCTAACGAAGTTCAAACTGAGTCCACAACTAATGAAATCCTGGTCGCTATAACTCATAAGCTCGGTAAAAGAAACATTCTCAAATTGTCTCCAACCTTTCGGTAGTCGGTCTTTACCCAGCTGTTCTTTAAGCTGTGTCGTGAAAGGATCCATCATAGCAGATCCATTTGACTTGGGGCTGTTTCGGTTGCGACGGATTGTCGGCCGTTCATTCTGCACTGTCTTATTCCTACTGTTGCTATTGGTACTGTTATGGctactgctactgctgctgctgctactgttGGAGCCATTGTTGAGAGATCGTTCTGAGATATCTGGGGGACTGCTTTGAGGCTGCGGGCTAGGAGTTGAAGCAGGAACAGGGGATACACTGTCAGAGGTTGGCCTCAGCCCAGGTAAACGAGATTGCATGCATAGGTAGATATCTCCCAGCTTGTCCTTCTCCTCAAAAGTGAAACTGGGATGATGCAGAGCCATGGTAAATATCAAATTTAGTTCCAGGCTAGACTCGATGGTGATGTCTGGTCCAAACATGTTCATGTCGGAGAAAGTGCTGCACAAAATCCTGTAAATGGTGTTGGCTACAATCCGGTTACCAGCATGAAGCAAAGTAAGGGCCAAGATGAGTTTTCTGCGTGACCCCTCATCATGCAGGTCAACTTCATTCAACTGCAGGCAGTTCTTCTCCAGTGCAGCTAGGATTTCTGCATCTCTGGCTGAAGGTGTTTTGTTCCTAGCCAGAAAATCAACACAAGTGTTGAGGAATCGCAGCTCGAGCGGTAGACAGATAGAGGCCAAAGTGCAGAGGACGTCCAGCCTTTGGTGGCTGGGCTGACGCGAGAACCAAACGACTATCTCCTCCTTGCGCACCATTTCTCTTCTCGTCGGAAAGCCCGACCGTGCGCGGGTCCGAATTTATTAAAAACGCGCAAGCGACGTCAACACagatttcaaaaattgttttcctttacTTCAAATGCTCACCGATAATGAAATGCATCGAATATGAAGCTAACGAATCGACCGAATTCCTCAGAATAAATGCAATAAAACCGACATCAGACAGCAGTATAGGGAGCTGAACGATATACGGTTGCCAGATATGTTTGAATTTGCATTGATACAAGCTAattacattttctcttttctttctgctgcAAATTATCAATATTAGTGAAAACTTAACAGAACTTTAAAActtaatttattgttttaggTATCATCCACCTATTTCGTAAAAAGTTTAACGTTCACAATCATTTCGTCTAATTTCATGACCTAAATAACGCAGGGTCAAGGAAGAGCAAATCAGACACTGAAAAGCAATGACTGTTAAAATAATTCTTTccatgtgtgttttttttcatttcacgtGAACATTAGATATGGCCTTatgtttaaatattttaagatTATCATCTAATGAAACTACTTTGTATGACAGCCATGGAacgtgttgttttttattccatAAAGAGGGCGCCCTTGACATAAACCAAACCAATGGCGATTCTCTGTTACCCGTCATTCGGACGCAATGTTTACAAAGTCCGTTTTTTCTTCGCCGATGCGAAAAAGCTCTCCTCAGATGTACAGAGTTCAAAAAATAGCTTTCTCTATTGCCAGGAACTAGTAAGGTAAATCTGGTTCAACATAACATAAAGGCGAAAATAGGAAATTATTATTAAGTgcggagttttttttttgtaggaaaCACGATTATGAAAATTTCATAGCCGCTCTTTTGCTCCCACCTGGACCACGTCAGTCGACGATCGCCGTAAGAGCTTTCAACATATCCGTGGCGCAGGTTCAGGATCAAGTTTCTCAAGGATTAATTGGCCAAATGAGAATGAAATTCTGGTCAGACACATTAGAAGCTATATACCAAGATGCTCCACCAGCACAGCTAGTTGCTTTGCAGCTTCATGAAGCTGTTCGCCGACATAAATTGTCTAAAAGGTGGTTGAAGAGATTAATCTCCAGTCGTGAAAATCACTTGACCTCCAAAGCCTTTCAGTCTCTCTCAGCTGTAGAAGACTATGCTGAACACTCAGTTTCTTCTGTCCTGTACCTCACCCTTGAGTCTCTTAATGTTCGAACACTTGATGGTGATCATGCAGCTAGTCATGTTGGAAGAGCTCAAGGTATTGTGACATTTCTGCGAGCAATTCCCTACAACTCAAGAAGACAACAAGTCTATGTACCAATTGACCTATTAGTCCAACATAAGGTTTCACAAAATGACATCCTGAAAGGAATTGATgataaaagaatgaaagattTAATATTTGATGTAGCTAGTTCAGCCAATGCTCACATTGAGAAGGTAActagtttttatttccccctttAATTTTTACCTAtaatttaaattgaaaattatgtatttcattttaggcAAGAACAATAATGCCAAAAATGACTTCAGAAGGTAGAGTGGCGCTAATACCGTTACTAACCGTGGTCTCGTACTTAGAGCAATTGAGGAAAGCGGATTTTAATGTTTTCGATGCGCAACTCTCTCAGAGAAACCCTCTTCTTCCTTGGAAAATGTGGTGGAATAAGTTTAGAggtaaaatataatatttagGGTTTTTTGCTACATTTGCAGTATTCTTATTGTTTATATGGTTTATtaaacaagataaaaaaaatgtatgcaaTAAATTTATTGATTAAGCTCTTTGGAGATGAACTTGGAATTTGCAAGCTGGCATTGTGGTCACTTCAGCAGTAACAATGCAGGTTAGACCTAAAGAAGCCAAAGCACCTCTCAGCAAACCACAAGTAAAAACTAAATACTGAGAATTATAGAGAAGACAAATGTAGTGGTTACCATCCTAAAGGCTACAGTAGTATATTACCTTAGGTGCTAATTCAAGGTATTGCCTGCTGTTGGAAATTGATGCAAGGAACCTGAACTTGTTATCTTGCAGCACATATACACCTTGATGGTTTGTTCGCAGGTTATCAACTTGTTTCTTGAAAACTGCAGTCCAAAAATCTTTGCAGATTGCTTTCATCACTTCTAGCTCATCTTTAAACCTTGATAAATCCTTGGTCAGCCTAATGAAAACATTTATAGGCTGGTTAGGAAATGTGCCACAAACAAATCTGTTTCATTGATTGCCTTTCTATGAATCGATAACCAGTGGAATAACCAATCTGTTCTAATTTGGACATGGCTTCATCCTATAAATTTGCTACTTTAATTGAACTGAATATTCTAtatttatcaaaacaaaacttacTCCATCTTGAAGTAGACCAGCATCGGATTTTGTTACATGGCTGACGATTTCCATATgtagaaaatcaaacaacgcATCATCGGCCATTTCTATCACGATATAAAATTAACTcagtacaagaaaaacaatggtACACTAAATAATTCGGTTATAATAATGGCCTAACTTAATCGCGTCGAAAAGAACTTTTTTCAATGTAAACAGTTTGTTAGCAGACGACTACAAATGCAAGAAAAACTAAAGCCGCCCcagaattcgaaaaaaattcGGGGATTCAAGACCAAAATCCTGATTCACGAATCCCCTTCAAGAAAGGTTTCTAAAATAACCCTTGTTCCTAATAAACATACGCATTACTTGGGCATCAAACATAAATCCTTGGGtaatagcatttttaaaatgcttcCTTGAAATTTCATATGGTAAATTACCGTTTGAGCGCAGCACCGACAGAACTTCTTTAATGGCGGTGACGTCATAACAACTTTTGACAGGTGGAAAGtcttgtttctatttcttcgATAAtgttcaaaaaattaaaggataAAATAGCTGAGGAAGTTAAGCAATCTCCGCTACGATTGCCCACTTCTGTGCAACAGCATCTTTCTCAggtaatattttaaaatatgttaTTCACGCGTGTACAAGAGTTATGGCTACCATCGTTTGATTATCAATCCAATGCGTTCCGGTTTAAGTGTTGATGGTGGGTTTGCGAGTTAaggcatttttgtggttgtgGGGCATGGTCAACAAAGCTTTTAATCATGCTGCTTTCTGCTTTTACCCTGTTTGTGTTCATAATCTTCAGTATTCTCCTTTCACTCGGGATGCACAAAATGGTGATGTCACAGAAACCCACCAGAACCTTAACAGCCTAGACAATGGTGACTcaacaatcaaaagaacacaggAGGTAATTTAGTCCTTTATTTAGCTAGGGGTTCCCTTCTCAGAAATTAAAGTCAGTTGCATGCATTTATATGCTTTggaattttatattttagactTTAATAATGtgatttccagaaaaaaaaaaaattaaatatattCTGTTGGTTGCTTGCTTAGTTATCCATTGCTTCTGCATATGCTTCTTATATTTAAGCTTTTTGTAGTAAACTGATTATCAAAGACAAGTTGACTCATCGATGAATTGTTTGTACAAGACTTTAGTTGATATTGCCGAAGATTCAGCTGAAACGGTTCCAAGCGCATTTAGCATTGCTGATGGAGACAGCCGACCTTCAACACCAGCAGGtgcaacaaaagaagaaaatttccaACCTGTCAATTTAAATGAACCTAGGCGAGAAATGAACACCAGCACGCCCCAACCATCTAGCCACATTGGTCGGCTATCTCGCCAGTCGTCACTTAGTTCTGTTTTCAGTGATGTTTCGTTTCTTCCTGGATCGTCAGATTCTACTTATCATCCATATCAATTCCAAGTACGATCTTCTTAGTAAAACACAACACCAAAAAAGTCCAGCCTATCTAAAATTCTTTTCAGTCTGATCTAGAGTCTAATGTCAGTGAATTTGATGATTCTGCCAGCCAAAGTGGACAGCAAGCCCTTGATAGAATATCCAAGGAGCACGTTTATAACGCCTATCAGAAAATCAGGGTACGTTATCACAAGTATAAGGGCCGCTACTCTGACTTGGCGCGGCACTATAAGGAACTGGAACGAGATAGAGAGAAGGTTAAGGTAAGAgtattgaattttatttcccctTATGATTACCTATTCTCAACAAAAATGCTATGTTCAGCATGTACTAACTGAAACACAAGATCGGAGTCTGCGAAGGATATCGGAACTTAAAGAACAGTGTGTTCTAGAACAACAAGCCAAAGCTCATTTGGAAGAGATGTTACGATCGgatttggaagaaaaagacAACCTGATCACTGTTCTGCAAACGAAAGTAGTGTTGCAGAACCTTTCAGTTTTCTGAATAAGTGTTTTTACTATTCTTGATACCCAGGTCAAGCTTTTGGCTTCCCCGTCGTCCTCTGCATCCGAAGGAGCATTAATAGATTTAAGCAATTCCGAAAGTAGCAAGAAATCGTCTGATGAAACCGACAAGGATTCGAAAGAAGACCATATTACAGAAGGTGAAGTTCTGCTACTAAAAGGTAATTTCCTTCATTATAAGTAAGAGTAATGCCCCACCAGCGAAATGGTCTGGTACATTGTTTCTTAGAAAAACTTCAGCGCTTTGAGTCACTCCTTATGAAATGCAAAGAAAATATTAAGCATCACATCGAACGTAACGGTGAGCTGCAGgcggaaaatgaaattttaaagcaAACAGAAGCCCAGAAAAGCGAAGAAGccgaaaatatccaggtaaaaaaaatcatagcaTTATTCAGAATGGACACGTTCATAATTTTCTGTAAATATATCATATTTATAAAACATGTGTATATTTGCAGAAAATGCATCGTGATCAACTAGCCCAACTTACAGAAAGTTTAAATATGGCCCGAACGGAAATTGAAACTCTACGACGTCAAGAACAAGAGGCTGCTTTAGCATCTGCTGAGACTAAGCAGAAAGTTCATGCTGAACTTCtggaacaagaagaaaaaatggttcGACTGCGCAGCGAACGTGATCAACTTCATAATAAGGGTTGGTTACCTTTATTGTTATATATCGTATtaaggattttgtttttaaaaaattgtctgTTTAGTTACTCAATTGGAAACTGAAATTGATACCATCAAAGAACAGACCGCAAAGCAGTTGGAAGAGACAGAAACAATCATTgagatggaaaaacaaaagctgctTAAGGTATAATATGCAAGAAAAGTAGAAATAGAATCAGGAAAGAGACTCAGCATTTTTCTGCATTTACATAGGAACTTTCACGTGGTAAGACTGAGGCGCTCAAACTTATGGAGGAGGACATGACACAACGTATGGAAAATTTGAAGCAAGAGAAAGATGCACATTGGGAAGCTATCATGCAGAAAAGGTATAACTAAATATGACTAATTGGATTCCGAGTGGTAACCCGTAAAATTGTTGCTAGATTAAACGATGAGGTAGAAAACCACGCAAGAACGCTACGTCAAACCGAAGAGCACTATCGTTCAAGATTGGCTGAAATGCAGGAAGAAAAAGCTTTAGccatagaagaaaaagaactgtaTTGTGCCTCTCTTGTTTCTAAAGAACAGAATAATCAACAGGGGCTGCAGGTTGTTTCAGTATAAATTTGGAAGACTTTTGCCGCATTAACCTTATTATTTTCACCTATTAAACAGGATGAGATTGCGAACCTAAAACGAGAAATGGAAACCAAAGATAAAATTATTGAGAAGGTTCGGGAAGAGTGGCTAGAAGAGCGACGATCTTGGGTTCAGCAAATAGAAGAAAACCGACAGAGACATTTAGAGGAACTTCATTCTACAAATTTGCAAAACGAGAAGCTtatagaagaaagaaagaacgtCATCAAAATGCAATCGATACTGCAATCCTAGATCTAAAGCAGCAACATAGGTAACGTGCCTCATATACCTAACAGTGATGTGCGTCAAGCATATAatttaccttttgtttgtaCGTTTTTCAATGGGATTTAGAATGGAATTGgataaaattcaacaacaacacgaagaACTTCTTCAAGCAGCAAACGAGGATATGGAATCATCAGCCAGGAATCAAATTGATCAGCTTCGCGCTCTTTTGCGAGATAAAGAATCCGAGATATCGCATCATAACTCTGCTCATCAAGAATTACGAGATGCTCTGAACAGTAAAGACCTAAACATCACAGATCTTACAAGTCAAATCGGCAGTCTGCAAGATCGGCTTTCTTCTATGGATGCTTTGTCGATGCAATTAAATTCGGCATTAGAAAAGGCTAAATTACTCGAACCGTTGAATTTTGAACTTGAGAACACGAAAGAAGAGCTTGTATCCAGAAATTCGTACATCCTCCAGCTAGAAGAACAAATCGCAGCGCTGAAAACTGGAGCAGAAAACGATCAAGCTCAGGCCTCTCGGCTTCAACAACAACTAgctgaaaacgaaaaaaaagcagaaatcCTGGAAGCTCAAGTGGAAGACCTAAATTctatagtaaaacaaaacaaggaagaaTTAGCTTTGCTTGACGCAGTAAAGTTGGAAGTTTCCGAATTGAAAAACCAACTTGAACAGAAGGAGAAGTCAATCATCCAGTTGCAAACTGAGGTTAAAGAAGCAACTGCTTCAGTGGATACCAAACAATGCGAATGGCAAAAAACTGTTGAGGAGTTGACTAACCAATGCCAAATCGTACAGGCGGAATTGGCAGCTGCCAGATCGCTGATTGATACAAAAGATGATCAGATGATCCAATTACAAACAGCGTATGATCTTTTGGTGGCAGCTGAATCTCAACTAAAAACTATTACTCAGGAGAAGGACCTCTTATTAGCCTCAAGAGAATCTGAGCTTGACACCCTGAAATCGGCGTTCTCAGATCAGGGAAACCGTGTCACCAAAATGCTAGAAGAAAGGTCTCAGTCTGTACgcgagaaagaagaaatccaTCAAAAGCTAATTGCGGTAGAAGCCGATTTATCAACTATTCATCAGACCAAAGACCAACGTATCGTAGAATtacaagaagaaattaaacaaGCTGAATGCAACCTCAAGCTAAAAGAAACTGAATGGGAGGAAAAGGTACAAGTATCAACCaataaaatggaagaaacACTGTCAGAGTTGCTTAAGCTTGGAACCTGCTTGGcttcgaaagaagaaaaaattcttcaacTGGAACAGGCACAGAATAAGTGGGAAACTCAAAAATCTTCATTAAAATCGGCTGCggaagaaagtgaaagtcgtTTACGTGCTAGTGAAACAGAGTTACAACAGCTCAAAGAAATCGTAGACGTTAAAG comes from Daphnia carinata strain CSIRO-1 chromosome 2, CSIRO_AGI_Dcar_HiC_V3, whole genome shotgun sequence and encodes:
- the LOC130686964 gene encoding putative uncharacterized protein DDB_G0291608, translated to MVRKEEIVVWFSRQPSHQRLDVLCTLASICLPLELRFLNTCVDFLARNKTPSARDAEILAALEKNCLQLNEVDLHDEGSRRKLILALTLLHAGNRIVANTIYRILCSTFSDMNMFGPDITIESSLELNLIFTMALHHPSFTFEEKDKLGDIYLCMQSRLPGLRPTSDSVSPVPASTPSPQPQSSPPDISERSLNNGSNSSSSSSSSSHNSTNSNSRNKTVQNERPTIRRNRNSPKSNGSAMMDPFTTQLKEQLGKDRLPKGWRQFENVSFTELMSYSDQDFISCGLSLNFVSQLRKVLNQYNHKSNGLVIPNEETKVAQQIHSKSTTSTASRPSLVKTCMGPPNVQPAFKNSQRITTAAIENQPQQHYQQQQQYQQQQHHQQQHHQQQNHQQQNHQQQLQQDSLTNRAGSSSSSGSSSLETCSPPSSPTDSSSNAPRDHRKHYPVPQSVMVLNPGTRPQTRLPSSGTVANAPLRGANNIGFPRPMGATSNNSAGPMRQQQQQPISTTTSRAASQPREMSFPVSLSYAVPAQQQQKQVVQPSSAPVQATSFIVDSSTPPPHLEAQAAVVAQTQQPAQSPAPTLSVYPYQYLHLPNGDGTPPFPQHPFTFISGPPPNSAGLPGNARAPGPHDMIYPPQSYVVQGQIVAQPLGSHHGSSVTNGRPSLMEIPYLPPGALFIRSDQTGSTDYSRPPPPGSQSSGGGPSPIPGNNSCFNCGASGHRGTQCQQITFDEIINPSPA
- the LOC130686790 gene encoding NADH dehydrogenase (ubiquinone) complex I, assembly factor 6-like isoform X2, which codes for MAILCYPSFGRNVYKVRFFFADAKKLSSDVQSSKNSFLYCQELVRKHDYENFIAALLLPPGPRQSTIAVRAFNISVAQVQDQVSQGLIGQMRMKFWSDTLEAIYQDAPPAQLVALQLHEAVRRHKLSKRWLKRLISSRENHLTSKAFQSLSAVEDYAEHSVSSVLYLTLESLNVRTLDGDHAASHVGRAQVQHKVSQNDILKGIDDKRMKDLIFDVASSANAHIEKARTIMPKMTSEGRVALIPLLTVVSYLEQLRKADFNVFDAQLSQRNPLLPWKMWWNKFRGKI
- the LOC130686790 gene encoding NADH dehydrogenase (ubiquinone) complex I, assembly factor 6-like isoform X1; its protein translation is MAILCYPSFGRNVYKVRFFFADAKKLSSDVQSSKNSFLYCQELVRKHDYENFIAALLLPPGPRQSTIAVRAFNISVAQVQDQVSQGLIGQMRMKFWSDTLEAIYQDAPPAQLVALQLHEAVRRHKLSKRWLKRLISSRENHLTSKAFQSLSAVEDYAEHSVSSVLYLTLESLNVRTLDGDHAASHVGRAQGIVTFLRAIPYNSRRQQVYVPIDLLVQHKVSQNDILKGIDDKRMKDLIFDVASSANAHIEKARTIMPKMTSEGRVALIPLLTVVSYLEQLRKADFNVFDAQLSQRNPLLPWKMWWNKFRGKI
- the LOC130686801 gene encoding trafficking protein particle complex subunit 6b-like, with amino-acid sequence MADDALFDFLHMEIVSHVTKSDAGLLQDGDEAMSKLEQIGYSTGYRFIERLTKDLSRFKDELEVMKAICKDFWTAVFKKQVDNLRTNHQGVYVLQDNKFRFLASISNSRQYLELAPKYLVFTCGLLRGALASLGLTCIVTAEVTTMPACKFQVHLQRA
- the LOC130686781 gene encoding LOW QUALITY PROTEIN: golgin subfamily A member 4-like (The sequence of the model RefSeq protein was modified relative to this genomic sequence to represent the inferred CDS: inserted 1 base in 1 codon), producing the protein MFKKLKDKIAEEVKQSPLRLPTSVQQHLSQYSPFTRDAQNGDVTETHQNLNSLDNGDSTIKRTQETLVDIAEDSAETVPSAFSIADGDSRPSTPAGATKEENFQPVNLNEPRREMNTSTPQPSSHIGRLSRQSSLSSVFSDVSFLPGSSDSTYHPYQFQSDLESNVSEFDDSASQSGQQALDRISKEHVYNAYQKIRVRYHKYKGRYSDLARHYKELERDREKVKHVLTETQDRSLRRISELKEQCVLEQQAKAHLEEMLRSDLEEKDNLITVLQTKVKLLASPSSSASEGALIDLSNSESSKKSSDETDKDSKEDHITEGEVLLLKEKLQRFESLLMKCKENIKHHIERNGELQAENEILKQTEAQKSEEAENIQKMHRDQLAQLTESLNMARTEIETLRRQEQEAALASAETKQKVHAELLEQEEKMVRLRSERDQLHNKVTQLETEIDTIKEQTAKQLEETETIIEMEKQKLLKELSRGKTEALKLMEEDMTQRMENLKQEKDAHWEAIMQKRLNDEVENHARTLRQTEEHYRSRLAEMQEEKALAIEEKELYCASLVSKEQNNQQGLQDEIANLKREMETKDKIIEKVREEWLEERRSWVQQIEENRQRHLEELHSTNLQNEKLIEEXKERHQNAIDTAILDLKQQHRMELDKIQQQHEELLQAANEDMESSARNQIDQLRALLRDKESEISHHNSAHQELRDALNSKDLNITDLTSQIGSLQDRLSSMDALSMQLNSALEKAKLLEPLNFELENTKEELVSRNSYILQLEEQIAALKTGAENDQAQASRLQQQLAENEKKAEILEAQVEDLNSIVKQNKEELALLDAVKLEVSELKNQLEQKEKSIIQLQTEVKEATASVDTKQCEWQKTVEELTNQCQIVQAELAAARSLIDTKDDQMIQLQTAYDLLVAAESQLKTITQEKDLLLASRESELDTLKSAFSDQGNRVTKMLEERSQSVREKEEIHQKLIAVEADLSTIHQTKDQRIVELQEEIKQAECNLKLKETEWEEKVQVSTNKMEETLSELLKLGTCLASKEEKILQLEQAQNKWETQKSSLKSAAEESESRLRASETELQQLKEIVDVKEQRITELHEELQQTNQTLNAQDSDLKKANLDLSDSLKTAQSELDNLKANLLQSNSLSSEWEQKTVELTDQLNTTRSELQEAKSSFETDANEIQKLEKVISEMQSLIEEGKQQLVEREIQLNATKQLLNDKETQVAELKTTHSNLECSTNESARQLDLLSHSLAVKESVIIDLQSEVARNGELMSETNALIEEQRLQLEVLKQSLADKENLAEQYKNQLASGEAEWHLKLEAVNDQLNVVKRSEEESRVQLASKEDTLQERELNYRNEMEKTSQQLADALVTTQSLELEFKKKVNELENVAARAIELEMKLQLSTDQLVQKGNEQETLKAENIKLNMELDNAKSKTGSLELMESQIKSLNDELSTLSEEKNRLEILCKRFKVQLADTRKLLSATKTTEATASKDIEVACPAKEVMSEAKINNLMQAELNQNELKGHDTKELLQQQIANLQKELDIVRHQHQVEATELRRIIELGKASNVESSSSSNGVGSGFHGSLEEATELEYLRNIMFEYMMGRQPATLSKVVAAIVKFTPEQTRKIAEKEEQRQSLLGHLGLA